DNA sequence from the bacterium genome:
CCTGCCCGAATTCACATTTTCGATATTCACGGTCACGAGATACGGACTATAGATGTTCCCGCTGGTCTTTCCGCCAAGCAACACGCGCGCTGGGACGGCACGGATGACGGTGGCAATCCTGTTCCTGAGGGAGTTTACATCTACACCATCGAGGTCACCGGCGAGATTGTCTGCGAGGGCACTGTTACAGTCGCCCGATAAAATACCTTAACCTCCGCGGTCTCCGTATTCCTGCGATATCCGCGATTCAAATTTTTTCCTTACCCAACC
Encoded proteins:
- a CDS encoding gliding motility-associated C-terminal domain-containing protein encodes the protein VASGTIEIPCPHRCERFPNPITPNFDAINDFAQFEFDGIFVKPARIHIFDIHGHEIRTIDVPAGLSAKQHARWDGTDDGGNPVPEGVYIYTIEVTGEIVCEGTVTVAR